In the genome of Solibacillus silvestris, one region contains:
- the spoVFB gene encoding dipicolinate synthase subunit B (involved in production of dipicolinic acid (pyridine-2,6-dicarboxylic acid, DPA) which is synthesized late in sporulation in the mother cell and accumulates in the spore; mutations in this gene result in a lack of DPA synthesis; presumably functions with SpoVFA to form the synthase enzyme) — MLEGKRIGLGITASHCTYEDVIPKITQFREAGATVVPIITPSVLHAATRFGTGEEWIAKIEEFSGEKVVSSIAEAEPFGPSNPLDCMVIAPMTGNSISKFANAATDSAVLMAAKATLRNGSPVVLGISTNDALGLNGMNLMKLMNAKNIFFIPFGQDDPIKKPTSLIADFTKMLDTVAYTLAHKKQIQPIFIQYFK, encoded by the coding sequence ATGCTTGAGGGAAAACGCATTGGTTTAGGAATTACCGCATCACATTGTACGTATGAAGATGTCATACCGAAAATTACCCAATTTCGTGAAGCCGGTGCAACCGTTGTACCGATTATAACGCCTTCTGTATTACACGCTGCTACACGATTTGGAACGGGTGAAGAATGGATTGCGAAAATCGAAGAATTCTCTGGGGAAAAGGTTGTCAGTTCCATTGCGGAAGCGGAGCCATTTGGGCCGAGTAATCCGTTAGACTGTATGGTAATTGCGCCGATGACAGGGAATTCCATCAGTAAATTTGCGAATGCCGCAACAGACAGTGCCGTACTGATGGCAGCAAAAGCAACACTCCGAAATGGTTCACCTGTAGTACTTGGTATTTCAACGAATGATGCGCTTGGGTTAAACGGGATGAATTTAATGAAATTAATGAATGCGAAAAACATTTTCTTCATTCCATTCGGTCAGGACGATCCAATTAAAAAACCGACGTCGCTTATAGCAGATTTCACAAAAATGCTCGATACTGTAGCATATACGCTCGCTCATAAAAAACAGATTCAACCGATATTTATACAATATTTTAAATAA
- a CDS encoding GntR family transcriptional regulator, which yields MTIKADHRHLYLQVIDRLKSDIDKGTYRENEKLPSEFELSKTLGVSRATLREALRLLEEENIIVRRHGVGTFVNPKPVFTSGIEHLSSVSSMIENAGMNPGTIFISAKEEKATEDDVERFQADIDDNVITIERVRTADNEPVVYCVDKVPANLLPKEFISNQNVSIFSALEQNGSIRVAYAVTYIDPVGFHDEVSPILKCGPETALLVLKQLHYDENDRVVLYSKNYFRADKFSFHVVRKRV from the coding sequence TTGACAATTAAAGCAGATCATCGTCATTTATACTTACAAGTTATTGATCGTTTGAAGTCAGATATAGATAAAGGGACCTATCGTGAGAACGAAAAATTACCCTCAGAATTCGAACTTTCAAAGACATTAGGTGTAAGTCGTGCAACGCTTCGTGAAGCACTGCGACTGTTGGAAGAAGAAAACATTATTGTCCGACGTCATGGTGTTGGTACATTCGTCAATCCAAAGCCGGTCTTTACGTCAGGTATTGAACATTTATCGAGTGTATCATCTATGATTGAAAACGCTGGTATGAATCCAGGCACAATCTTCATCAGTGCGAAGGAAGAAAAAGCCACGGAAGATGATGTCGAACGTTTCCAAGCTGACATTGATGACAATGTTATCACGATTGAACGTGTAAGAACGGCAGACAATGAACCGGTCGTCTACTGTGTGGACAAAGTACCGGCAAATTTACTGCCAAAAGAATTTATAAGTAATCAAAACGTTTCTATTTTCTCGGCTTTAGAGCAAAACGGATCCATCCGTGTCGCATATGCAGTGACATATATCGATCCTGTAGGCTTCCACGATGAAGTATCACCGATATTGAAATGTGGGCCGGAAACAGCATTGCTTGTATTAAAGCAACTTCACTATGATGAAAATGATCGTGTTGTTCTTTATTCAAAAAATTATTTCAGAGCTGACAAATTCAGCTTCCATGTAGTACGTAAACGGGTGTAG
- a CDS encoding dipicolinate synthase subunit A codes for MPMMTERWLVIGTDERMKFLAKQLSTNDRTVYYKNTTVWDEALNKVALELHPTEIVLPIHPLTIQVEELLGIRQAQFFAGKLTDQWKEILENKCLHYYLEDETFIWKNAALTAEGFLAHLYKEKVNVQYKTIMITGFGRVAKMLALFLTRLNAKVIIAVRSETQKAEALAYGYTGIELNEKNDMEADFLINTIPTKWLTKDFESWMVRPIYDVASSPGCLNDIKLSQYELLPALPGKYFPQAAANLLYETILDLRKEEANA; via the coding sequence ATGCCTATGATGACTGAACGCTGGCTTGTGATCGGGACAGATGAGCGGATGAAGTTTTTGGCGAAGCAATTATCGACAAATGATCGCACGGTGTATTACAAAAACACGACTGTTTGGGATGAAGCGCTGAACAAAGTGGCGTTGGAGCTGCACCCGACAGAAATTGTGTTGCCGATCCACCCTTTAACGATTCAAGTGGAGGAGCTTCTAGGCATTCGACAGGCACAGTTTTTTGCGGGGAAATTGACAGATCAGTGGAAAGAAATACTTGAAAACAAGTGCTTGCATTATTATTTGGAAGATGAAACATTCATCTGGAAAAATGCCGCACTTACTGCAGAAGGCTTTTTAGCACACCTGTATAAAGAAAAAGTAAATGTGCAGTATAAAACAATTATGATTACAGGGTTTGGACGTGTAGCAAAAATGCTTGCCCTGTTTTTAACACGTCTCAATGCAAAGGTCATCATCGCCGTTCGTTCGGAAACGCAAAAAGCCGAGGCCCTTGCATATGGCTATACTGGTATCGAATTAAATGAGAAAAATGATATGGAAGCGGATTTTCTGATTAATACGATTCCGACAAAATGGCTGACAAAGGATTTTGAATCATGGATGGTCCGTCCGATTTATGATGTCGCATCAAGCCCGGGATGTTTGAACGATATCAAATTATCTCAATATGAGCTGCTACCTGCATTACCTGGGAAATACTTTCCGCAAGCTGCAGCAAACTTGTTATACGAAACGATACTAGATTTACGAAAGGAGGAAGCAAATGCTTGA
- a CDS encoding 4-hydroxy-tetrahydrodipicolinate synthase (catalyzes the formation of dihydrodipicolinate from L-aspartate 4-semialdehyde and pyruvate in lysine and diaminopimelate biosynthesis): protein MDFGRIGTAMITPFKKDGTINYPELERIINHLIENGTDSIIACGTTSENPTMSTEEKIEVVRFTVEKVAGRIPVIAGTGDNETAYSIMMTHKAEENGANGIMLVTPYYNKPNQRGMYAHFKTIAKETKLPVMLYNVPGRTGANILAETTIAISKDVPNITCIKEASGNLDQMGDIIENVDSDFHVYSGDDGLTLPLLAIGGRGIISVASHVVGKDMQQMVRAFEEGRHQEAAKIHRALLPLVRALFAQPNPSPIKYAMTKLGFDTLDVRMPMMEMLPEEKAAFDEIWDTYQEKAKGFRALQVN, encoded by the coding sequence ATGGATTTCGGACGTATTGGTACAGCGATGATTACGCCGTTTAAAAAAGACGGTACGATTAATTATCCTGAGTTAGAACGTATCATTAATCATTTAATTGAAAATGGTACAGATTCAATTATTGCTTGTGGAACAACTTCGGAAAACCCGACAATGTCAACTGAGGAAAAAATCGAGGTCGTGCGCTTTACAGTTGAAAAAGTGGCAGGTCGCATCCCTGTTATCGCAGGTACAGGTGATAACGAAACAGCTTACTCGATTATGATGACTCATAAAGCAGAGGAAAATGGGGCAAACGGAATCATGCTCGTAACTCCATATTATAATAAGCCAAACCAGCGCGGCATGTATGCCCACTTTAAAACAATCGCAAAAGAAACAAAACTTCCTGTAATGCTATATAATGTCCCTGGTCGTACAGGTGCCAACATTTTAGCGGAAACAACGATTGCGATCAGCAAAGACGTACCGAATATTACATGCATTAAAGAAGCAAGCGGTAACCTGGATCAGATGGGCGACATCATTGAAAATGTCGATTCGGATTTCCATGTGTACTCAGGTGATGACGGGTTAACATTGCCACTTCTTGCAATCGGCGGTCGCGGTATTATTTCTGTCGCTTCACATGTTGTAGGAAAAGATATGCAGCAAATGGTTCGCGCATTTGAAGAAGGCCGTCATCAGGAGGCTGCAAAAATTCACCGTGCATTACTGCCGCTCGTTCGTGCGCTGTTTGCACAACCGAATCCATCACCAATTAAATATGCGATGACAAAACTAGGCTTTGATACGCTTGATGTACGGATGCCAATGATGGAAATGCTACCGGAAGAAAAGGCAGCATTTGATGAAATTTGGGATACGTATCAGGAAAAAGCAAAAGGTTTCCGCGCATTACAAGTAAACTAA
- a CDS encoding cell division protein FtsK, protein MDKKKSSKSKAKAKPTLKPKTKEEMHPLAYEIIGLLLIALAIIEFLEFGLVGRMLHSIAMFFFGNLHFIIPLLCFLIAGMLMVKRRGVAFNTRVVYGVLFVGASLTIFSHSLLFEQMHATNTLLSNSVLKETWRILISTDGIVNRSNALGGGMIGGLLFSLFHVLFDASGAKIAAFVLLAIGIILITGKALVPILVEKAPKLKGKFKRTKRSTRSKPQPETKEKQRRSKTEPIIEEEAADLEDLIITTATPAPHHEPIISNFVEQVKQEKQKGSEIEVEEKISEPIMAVTSEPDQTYILPSMQQLNPPPEHDQSGEYSVIQMNAKKLEQTFLSFGVKAKVTQVHLGPAVTKYEVMPDTGVKVSKIVSLQDDLALALAAKDIRIEAPIPGKSAVGIEVPNSEVAVVTLREVLEANEQVKVGAKLLVSLGRDVTGQAIAAELNKMPHLLVAGSTGSGKSVCINGIIVSLLMRAKPSEVKMMMIDPKMVELSVYNGIPHLLAPVVTDPRKAAQALQKVVSEMERRYDLFSHSGTRNIEGYNEYIDISNEAAMEKQPKLPYIVVIVDELADLMMVASSEVEDAITRLAQMARAAGIHLIIATQRPSVDVITGIIKANIPSRIAFAVSSAVDSRTILDMGGAERLLGRGDMLYLPAGASKPVRVQGAFVSDHEVERIINSVIEQQKAQYEEAMIPTDEPIVDVMDETDDLYDDAVQLVMEMQTASVSLLQRRFRIGYSRAARIVDQMEQRGVVGPPEGSKPRQVLGNRFN, encoded by the coding sequence TTGGATAAAAAGAAAAGTAGTAAGTCAAAAGCAAAAGCAAAGCCGACGCTAAAGCCAAAAACAAAAGAAGAGATGCATCCGCTCGCATATGAAATTATCGGATTGCTGCTCATCGCATTAGCCATTATCGAATTTCTGGAGTTCGGACTTGTTGGACGAATGCTCCATTCAATTGCCATGTTTTTCTTCGGCAATTTACATTTTATCATTCCGTTATTATGCTTTTTAATCGCAGGGATGTTAATGGTTAAACGCCGTGGTGTCGCATTCAATACCCGTGTCGTATACGGTGTGCTGTTTGTCGGGGCAAGCTTGACAATTTTTAGTCATAGTTTGTTATTCGAACAAATGCATGCAACAAATACATTGTTGTCCAATTCCGTATTAAAGGAAACTTGGAGAATTCTCATCAGTACGGACGGAATCGTAAACCGCAGCAATGCGCTCGGCGGAGGGATGATCGGCGGATTATTATTCAGCCTGTTCCACGTTTTATTTGATGCTTCGGGAGCTAAAATTGCCGCATTTGTATTATTGGCAATCGGAATTATTTTAATTACCGGAAAGGCGCTCGTGCCAATATTAGTGGAGAAAGCCCCGAAACTTAAGGGAAAGTTCAAAAGGACGAAACGCAGCACAAGAAGTAAGCCGCAACCTGAAACGAAAGAGAAGCAGCGTCGTTCTAAAACCGAACCGATTATAGAAGAGGAAGCGGCTGATTTGGAAGACCTGATTATTACAACGGCAACGCCAGCACCACATCATGAACCGATCATTTCAAATTTTGTGGAGCAGGTAAAACAGGAAAAGCAAAAGGGTAGCGAAATTGAGGTAGAAGAAAAAATAAGTGAGCCGATCATGGCTGTAACTTCCGAACCGGACCAAACTTACATTTTACCGTCCATGCAGCAACTGAATCCACCACCAGAACATGATCAAAGCGGTGAATATTCGGTCATTCAAATGAATGCAAAAAAACTGGAACAAACATTTTTAAGCTTTGGTGTAAAAGCGAAAGTGACACAGGTTCATTTAGGTCCTGCAGTTACAAAATATGAAGTCATGCCGGACACTGGTGTAAAAGTAAGTAAAATTGTCAGCCTTCAAGATGATTTGGCACTTGCCCTAGCAGCAAAAGATATTCGTATTGAAGCTCCGATTCCAGGTAAGTCGGCTGTCGGGATTGAAGTACCGAACAGTGAAGTAGCTGTCGTAACATTACGTGAAGTGCTTGAAGCAAATGAGCAGGTGAAAGTCGGGGCCAAATTGCTGGTAAGTTTGGGACGCGATGTAACAGGCCAGGCGATTGCGGCAGAACTTAACAAAATGCCCCACTTACTGGTCGCTGGTTCAACCGGCAGCGGAAAAAGTGTATGTATCAATGGCATTATTGTGTCACTATTAATGCGCGCAAAGCCAAGTGAAGTGAAAATGATGATGATCGATCCGAAAATGGTGGAGCTGAGTGTATATAATGGTATTCCGCATTTATTGGCACCGGTTGTAACAGATCCGCGTAAAGCAGCACAGGCTTTACAAAAAGTTGTGTCGGAAATGGAACGACGCTACGATCTATTTTCACATTCCGGTACAAGGAATATTGAAGGATATAACGAATATATCGATATAAGCAATGAAGCGGCAATGGAGAAACAGCCGAAGCTTCCCTACATTGTCGTAATTGTCGACGAGCTGGCGGACTTAATGATGGTTGCGTCAAGTGAAGTGGAGGATGCGATTACACGACTTGCCCAAATGGCGCGTGCAGCAGGAATTCACCTCATTATCGCGACACAAAGACCGTCTGTTGATGTTATTACCGGCATCATCAAAGCAAATATTCCTTCCCGTATTGCATTTGCCGTGTCATCTGCAGTCGATTCCCGCACCATTTTGGATATGGGTGGGGCAGAGCGACTACTTGGCCGCGGCGATATGCTGTATTTACCGGCAGGAGCATCCAAACCAGTCCGTGTGCAAGGTGCATTTGTAAGTGATCATGAAGTGGAACGAATTATTAACAGTGTCATTGAACAGCAAAAAGCACAATATGAGGAGGCGATGATTCCGACAGATGAACCGATTGTTGATGTGATGGATGAAACGGATGACTTGTATGACGATGCAGTACAGCTCGTAATGGAAATGCAAACAGCTTCCGTATCTTTACTGCAGCGCCGATTTAGAATCGGGTATTCACGTGCAGCCCGAATTGTCGATCAAATGGAGCAACGCGGTGTCGTCGGACCACCTGAAGGCAGTAAACCGCGCCAAGTTCTAGGGAACCGATTTAACTAG
- a CDS encoding sporulation protein, YlmC/YmxH family has protein sequence MLLSELAEKELIEMENGVRYGFLAETECIFDAKTGKIVGFEMPAQMVKMPFQKKKAGMVKYIPWSEIILIGEDRVLFQKTTSTLKHAYDD, from the coding sequence ATGCTTTTATCGGAGCTCGCTGAAAAAGAACTGATCGAAATGGAAAACGGTGTTCGATATGGATTTTTAGCCGAGACGGAATGTATTTTTGATGCCAAAACAGGGAAGATTGTCGGATTTGAAATGCCGGCACAAATGGTGAAAATGCCCTTCCAAAAGAAAAAGGCAGGTATGGTAAAATACATTCCCTGGAGTGAAATTATTTTAATTGGGGAAGACCGGGTATTATTTCAAAAAACAACATCGACATTAAAGCATGCCTATGATGACTGA
- a CDS encoding Zn-dependent hydrolase: protein MTKSKNELIRVIPLGGVGEIGKSMYVIEIDEELFVVDSGLMFPEDEMLGIDIVIPDITYLEENKDRVKGIFLTHGHEDAIGSIAYVLKKIKAPVYGSKLTIALAKEHLKELPAPYQVKFFEVSSNSRMNFNSTYVTFFHTTHSIPDSLGIVFHTSEGAIVHTGEFKFDQSATGKFKPDLAKMAMLGEEGVFMLLSESMEAERPGYTTSEAVIAEELQKTFHSAPGRIIVALYASNFIRIQQVFRQAAASHRKVAVVGKSLEKMVDIGVNLGYLEIDESTLVPVNEIHKYHDDEIIIMATGNKGEPLDALDKIVRKHHRDIKIRNTDTVLITFTPSPSMEVQMYNTMNQLAKAGAHVMTSNKKVHVSGHGSAEDLKLMLNFMKPKYFIPVQGEYRMLIAHSKLAQQVGLQKSQIFIADKGDIVEYKNGKVRMTGRVQAGNVLIDGIGVGDVGNIVLRDRKLLSQDGIFIVVVTLNRAQKKIASGPEILSRGFVYVRESEQLMEEASEIAREVIEKYVGKETFEWTNIKQEIRDTLNQYLFQKTKRRPMIIPIIMEY, encoded by the coding sequence GTGACAAAATCAAAAAATGAACTAATCCGTGTCATTCCATTAGGTGGAGTTGGCGAAATCGGAAAATCAATGTATGTAATAGAAATCGATGAAGAGCTTTTCGTAGTAGACAGTGGGCTCATGTTCCCAGAAGACGAAATGCTTGGAATTGATATCGTCATTCCAGATATCACGTATTTAGAGGAAAATAAAGATCGCGTAAAAGGTATTTTCCTGACACATGGACATGAAGATGCAATTGGATCGATTGCGTATGTATTAAAGAAAATTAAAGCACCGGTATACGGTTCGAAGTTAACGATCGCATTGGCGAAGGAGCATTTAAAAGAATTGCCTGCACCTTACCAAGTGAAATTCTTTGAAGTATCGAGCAATAGTCGCATGAACTTCAATTCTACTTATGTGACATTCTTCCATACAACACATAGTATTCCAGATTCATTAGGTATCGTGTTCCATACTTCTGAAGGCGCTATCGTTCACACGGGTGAATTTAAATTTGACCAGTCGGCAACAGGCAAGTTCAAGCCGGATTTGGCAAAGATGGCGATGCTCGGTGAAGAAGGCGTATTCATGCTTTTATCAGAATCAATGGAAGCAGAACGTCCAGGCTATACAACAAGTGAAGCAGTTATTGCAGAAGAATTGCAAAAAACGTTCCATTCGGCACCAGGTCGAATTATCGTAGCATTATATGCGTCCAACTTTATTCGTATTCAGCAAGTGTTTAGACAAGCTGCCGCATCGCACCGTAAAGTCGCGGTAGTCGGAAAATCGTTAGAAAAAATGGTCGATATCGGTGTGAACCTAGGCTACTTGGAAATCGATGAATCAACACTTGTACCAGTAAACGAAATTCATAAATATCATGATGACGAAATTATTATTATGGCTACGGGCAACAAAGGTGAACCACTTGATGCACTAGATAAAATTGTGCGTAAACACCACCGTGACATTAAAATCAGAAATACAGATACAGTCCTAATTACATTTACACCATCACCAAGCATGGAAGTGCAAATGTATAACACGATGAACCAATTGGCAAAAGCGGGCGCACATGTCATGACTTCGAACAAGAAAGTCCACGTTTCCGGTCACGGCAGCGCGGAAGATTTAAAACTGATGCTGAACTTTATGAAGCCGAAATACTTTATTCCGGTTCAAGGGGAGTACCGCATGTTAATTGCGCACTCGAAACTTGCACAACAAGTAGGTCTGCAAAAATCACAAATCTTCATTGCAGATAAAGGCGATATTGTTGAATACAAAAACGGCAAAGTGCGTATGACAGGTCGTGTACAAGCAGGGAATGTATTAATCGACGGAATCGGTGTAGGCGATGTAGGGAATATTGTACTGCGCGACCGTAAACTGCTTTCTCAAGATGGTATCTTCATTGTCGTTGTGACATTAAACCGTGCACAGAAGAAAATTGCTTCAGGTCCCGAAATTTTATCGCGCGGATTCGTTTACGTTCGTGAATCAGAACAGTTAATGGAAGAAGCATCTGAAATCGCACGCGAAGTGATCGAGAAATATGTCGGCAAAGAAACGTTCGAATGGACAAACATTAAGCAAGAAATTCGCGACACACTAAATCAATATTTATTCCAAAAAACAAAACGTCGTCCAATGATTATTCCGATCATTATGGAGTACTAA
- a CDS encoding heme ABC transporter ATP-binding protein: MEYVIEMLGIRKQFGNFVANNNITLQLKKGEIHALLGENGAGKSTLMNVLFGLYQPEAGEIKVRGESVKITDPNKANDLGIGMVHQHFMLVENFTVTENIILGSEPTKLGAINIKDAAKDIAALSKKYNLDVDPYAKIEDISVGMQQRVEILKTLYRGAEILIFDEPTASLTPQEITELMAILKLLIKEGKSIIIITHKLKEIMEVSDRVTIIRKGEGVGTVVTNETNPDQLAELMVGRQVEFKTEKGEANPTEEIFKIENLVVTDYRDVEKVKGLNLSIRRGEIVGIAGIDGNGQSELIEAITGLRKIKSGKVTLGGKDITGLKPREITETGVGHIPQDRHKHGLVLDFPIGHNIALQTYYKSPISKGTIMDYKKINEKARKIIEEYDVRTGQGEMTPARALSGGNQQKAIIGREVDRDPDLLIAALPTRGLDVGAIEFIHSRLIEQRDKGKAVLLISFELDEVMNVSDRIAVIYDGTIVDTVYPKETSEQELGLLMAGEKRKAKAVKEGNE, translated from the coding sequence TTGGAATACGTGATTGAAATGCTAGGAATCCGTAAACAGTTCGGTAATTTCGTAGCAAACAACAATATCACCCTCCAGTTAAAAAAAGGCGAAATTCATGCACTACTAGGAGAAAACGGTGCAGGTAAATCGACTTTAATGAATGTACTTTTCGGTCTTTATCAACCAGAAGCCGGAGAAATTAAAGTACGCGGAGAATCAGTAAAAATTACAGATCCAAACAAAGCAAATGATTTAGGAATCGGAATGGTCCACCAGCACTTTATGCTTGTGGAGAACTTTACGGTTACGGAAAATATCATTTTAGGTAGCGAACCTACGAAACTAGGAGCTATCAACATTAAAGATGCCGCAAAAGACATCGCTGCATTATCGAAGAAATACAATCTGGATGTGGATCCATATGCGAAAATTGAAGATATTTCTGTCGGAATGCAACAACGTGTAGAAATTTTGAAAACGTTATACCGTGGTGCGGAAATCCTTATTTTTGACGAGCCCACTGCATCATTAACACCGCAAGAGATTACGGAATTAATGGCGATTTTAAAACTTCTGATCAAAGAAGGCAAATCGATCATTATCATTACGCATAAGCTAAAAGAAATTATGGAAGTATCTGACCGTGTAACGATTATCCGTAAAGGTGAAGGGGTTGGAACAGTCGTAACGAACGAAACAAACCCGGATCAGCTTGCGGAATTAATGGTAGGCCGACAAGTAGAATTCAAAACAGAAAAAGGGGAAGCAAACCCTACTGAAGAAATCTTCAAAATCGAAAATCTTGTTGTAACGGATTACCGGGATGTCGAAAAAGTAAAAGGTTTGAATTTATCGATTCGTCGTGGTGAAATCGTTGGTATTGCAGGGATTGACGGAAATGGTCAATCAGAATTAATCGAAGCAATTACAGGGCTTCGTAAAATTAAGAGCGGTAAAGTTACTTTAGGCGGCAAAGATATTACAGGTTTAAAACCGCGTGAAATTACGGAAACAGGGGTAGGACATATTCCTCAGGACCGTCACAAACACGGGCTTGTCCTGGATTTCCCTATTGGGCACAATATCGCATTACAAACTTACTATAAATCGCCAATTTCAAAAGGCACAATCATGGATTATAAGAAAATTAACGAAAAAGCACGTAAAATCATTGAAGAGTATGATGTTCGTACAGGTCAAGGCGAAATGACGCCTGCACGTGCACTTTCAGGCGGTAATCAGCAAAAGGCAATTATCGGCCGTGAAGTTGACCGTGATCCGGATCTGCTGATTGCAGCACTTCCTACTCGTGGGTTGGACGTTGGGGCAATTGAATTTATCCACTCTCGTTTAATCGAGCAACGTGATAAAGGAAAAGCCGTATTATTAATTTCGTTTGAATTAGATGAAGTAATGAATGTTTCTGACCGCATTGCCGTTATTTATGACGGAACAATCGTCGATACGGTTTATCCGAAAGAAACATCTGAACAAGAGCTGGGCTTATTAATGGCCGGTGAAAAACGTAAAGCAAAGGCAGTTAAGGAGGGGAACGAATAA
- a CDS encoding aspartate-semialdehyde dehydrogenase (catalyzes the formation of 4-aspartyl phosphate from aspartate 4-semialdehyde) — MTKKLNVAVVGATGAVGSKMMEKLIERKFPIASIKFLASARSAGKQIEFNGENYTIEEAKPESFEGIDLALFSAGGAVSEVLAPEAAKRGAIVIDNTSHFRMDPEVPLVVPEVNRHALKTIPKGIIANPNCSTIQMVAALQPIREKFGLTKVVVSTYQAVSGSGVAAIEELREQSAQWDAGKNVEAKVLPVKSDKKHYPIARNVIPQIDKFTDNGFTYEEMKMINETKKIMEAPELKVAATCVRVPVVSGHSESVYIELEQEATVQQIFDALTDAPGIVLQDDIREQLYPMPIFAENEEPTYVGRIRQDLDNKKGFHLWIVSDNLLKGAALNSIQIAEAMLEDHLL; from the coding sequence ATGACAAAGAAATTGAATGTTGCCGTAGTTGGGGCAACAGGAGCTGTTGGTTCAAAAATGATGGAGAAGCTGATTGAGCGCAAATTTCCAATTGCATCTATCAAGTTTTTAGCTTCTGCTCGTTCAGCGGGAAAACAAATTGAATTTAATGGTGAAAACTATACGATAGAAGAAGCGAAACCGGAAAGCTTTGAAGGGATCGATCTAGCATTATTTTCAGCAGGCGGGGCTGTATCAGAAGTATTGGCACCTGAAGCAGCAAAGCGTGGAGCGATTGTGATTGATAACACAAGCCATTTCCGTATGGATCCAGAGGTACCGCTTGTTGTACCGGAAGTAAATCGCCATGCATTAAAAACGATTCCAAAAGGGATTATCGCAAATCCAAACTGTTCGACAATTCAAATGGTTGCAGCATTACAGCCAATCCGTGAAAAGTTCGGTCTAACAAAAGTTGTCGTATCGACATATCAAGCGGTATCCGGTTCTGGTGTGGCAGCAATTGAAGAGCTGCGTGAGCAAAGTGCACAGTGGGATGCAGGTAAAAACGTTGAAGCGAAAGTTTTGCCGGTAAAATCAGATAAAAAACATTATCCAATCGCACGTAACGTCATTCCGCAAATCGATAAATTTACGGACAATGGCTTTACATATGAAGAAATGAAAATGATCAATGAAACGAAAAAAATTATGGAAGCACCTGAGCTGAAAGTCGCTGCAACATGTGTACGTGTTCCGGTTGTTTCCGGCCACTCAGAATCGGTTTATATCGAACTTGAGCAAGAAGCAACAGTACAGCAAATTTTTGACGCATTAACGGATGCACCGGGGATTGTACTGCAAGATGACATTCGCGAACAGCTTTACCCGATGCCAATTTTTGCGGAAAATGAAGAACCGACATATGTTGGACGTATTCGCCAAGATTTAGACAACAAAAAAGGATTCCACTTATGGATTGTGTCAGATAATTTATTAAAAGGGGCTGCACTCAACTCAATTCAAATTGCAGAAGCTATGCTAGAGGATCACTTACTATAA